The following proteins are encoded in a genomic region of Nycticebus coucang isolate mNycCou1 chromosome 17, mNycCou1.pri, whole genome shotgun sequence:
- the LOC128568794 gene encoding protocadherin beta-16, with protein MEIGWMHNQRQRQVLAFFVLLSVSGAGAELGPYTIAEETERGSFVANLGKDLGLGLTEMSIRGARIISQENKAHLQLRVETGDLLINEKLDREELCGSTEPCVLQFQVLMEKPLEIFQAELRVKDINDHSPVFTEKEMILKIPENSHLGYAFPLNNAVDLDVGSNNVQNYKISSNSHFRVLTQELRDGRKYPELVLDKELDREEESEIRLTLTALDGGSPSRSGTAQVRIEVVDTNDNAPEFEKPIYKVQIPENSPVGSLVVTVVARDLDSGVNGKISYTLFQPSDDISKTLEINPVTGEIHLRKQVDYETVFSYAVDIKATDGGGLSGKCSLLLQVTDVNDNPPEVTMSALTSPIPENSPEIIVAVFSVSDPDSGNNGKTVSSIQEDLPFLLKPSVKNFYTLLTERALDREEQAEYNITITVSDLGTPRLKTQLNITVLVSDINDNAPAFTQTSYTLFVGENNSPALHIGTISATDRDSGTNAQVTYSLLPPQDPHLPLASLVSINADNGHLFALRALDFEALQAFEFRVGATDRGSPALSSEALVRVVVVDANDNSPFVLYPLQNGSALCTELVPRAAEAGYLVTKVVAVDGDSGQNAWLSYQLLKATEPGLFSVWAHNGEVRTARLLSERDAAKHRLLVLVKDNGEPPLSASVTLHVLLVDGFSQPYLPLPEAAAEQAQADSLTVYLVIALASVSSLFLFSVLLFVAVRLCRRDRAASAGLCSGPEGHFPGHLVDVSGTGTLSQSYQYEVCLMGGSGTNEFKFLKPIIPNLPPQCPAKEVEENSNFHNSSAFNY; from the coding sequence ATGGAGATTGGATGGATGCACAATCAGAGACAAAGGCAAGTCCTAGCTTTCTTTGTTTTGCTGAGCGTGTCTGGGGCGGGCGCTGAGTTGGGACCCTATACCATAGCGGAAGAAACAGAGAGAGGCTCTTTTGTGGCAAATCTAGGAAAAGACCTGGGACTGGGATTGACGGAAATGTCCATCCGTGGGGCCCGGATCATTTCCCAGGAGAACAAGGCTCATTTGCAGCTTAGGGTTGAAACTGGTGATTTGCTCATAAATGAGAAACTAGATCGAGAGGAGCTATGTGGTTCTACTGAGCCTTGTGTACTACAGTTCCAAGTGTTAATGGAAAAACCCTTAGAAATATTTCAGGCTGAACTGAGGGTGAAAGATATAAACGACCATTCTCCTGTGttcactgaaaaagaaatgatCCTAAAAATACCGGAAAACAGTCATTTAGGGTATGCATTTCCTCTGAATAATGCTGTGGACTTGGACGTAGGCAGCAATAATGTTCAAAACTACAAAATCAGCTCCAACTCTCATTTCCGGGTTCTAACTCAAGAACTCAGAGATGGCAGGAAATACCCAGAGCTGGTGTTGGATAAAGAGCTGGATCGGGAAGAGGAGTCTGAAATAAGATTAACCCTGACCGCGCTGGATGGCGGGTCTCCATCCCGCTCTGGGACCGCTCAGGTTCGCATTGAAGTGGTGGACACCAACGACAATGCCCCAGAGTTTGAAAAGCCAATCTACAAGGTGCAGATTCCAGAGAATAGCCCTGTGGGCTCCCTGGTGGTCACTGTCGTCGCCAGAGATTTAGACAGTGGAGTCAACGGGAAAATATCATACACACTCTTCCAGCCTTCGGATGATATTAGCAAAACTTTAGAGATAAATCCTGTGACAGGAGAAATTCATCTTCGAAAACAAGTAGATTATGAAACAGTGTTTTCTTATGCAGTGGATATAAAGGCCACTGATGGGGGAGGTCTTTCAGGAAAATGCTCTCTTCTCCTGCAGGTCACAGATGTGAATGATAATCCCCCAGAAGTGACCATGTCTGCACTCACCAGCCCCATCCCAGAGAACTCCCCTGAGATTATAGTTGCAGTTTTCAGTGTTTCAGATCCTGACTCTGGGAACAACGGAAAGACAGTTTCCTCCATACAGGAAGACCTTCCCTTTCTTCTAAAACCTTCAGTGAAGAACTTTTACACCTTATTAACAGAGAGAGCACTGGACAGAGAAGAGCAAGCCGAATATAACATCACCATCACCGTCTCTGACTTGGGGACACCTAGGCTGAAAACACAGCTCAATATAACAGTGCTGGTCTCTGACATCAATGACAACGCCCCCGCCTTCACCCAAACCTCCTACACCCTGTTCGTCGGCGAAAACAACAGCCCCGCCCTGCACATAGGCACCATCAGCGCCACAGACAGGGATTCAGGTACCAACGCCCAGGTCACCTACTCCCTGCTGCCACCTCAGGACCCCCACCTGCCCCTCGCCTCCCTGGTCTCCATCAACGCCGACAACGGACACCTGTTCGCCCTGAGGGCGCTGGACTTCGAGGCCCTGCAGGCGTTCGAGTTCCGCGTGGGCGCCACAGACCGAGGCTCCCCCGCGCTGAGCAGCGAGGCGCTGGTGCGCGTGGTGGTGGTGGACGCCAACGACAACTCGCCCTTCGTGCTGTACCCGCTGCAGAACGGCTCTGCGCTCTGCACCGAGCTGGTGCCCAGGGCGGCCGAGGCCGGCTACTTGGTGACCAAGGTGGTGGCGGTGGACGGCGACTCGGGCCAGAACGCCTGGCTGTCGTACCAGCTGCTCAAGGCCACGGAGCCCGGGCTGTTCAGCGTGTGGGCGCACAATGGCGAGGTGCGCACCGCCAGGCTGCTGAGCGAGCGCGACGCGGCCAAGCACAGGCTGCTGGTGCTGGTGAAGGACAATGGCGAGCCTCCGCTGTCCGCCAGCGTCACGCTGCACGTGCTGCTGGTGGACGGCTTCTCCCAGCCCTACCTGCCGCTCCCGGAGGCGGCGGcggagcaggcccaggccgactCGCTCACCGTCTACCTGGTCATCGCCTTGGCCTCGGTGTCCTCGCTCTTCCTGTTCTCGGTGCTGCTGTTCGTGGCGGTGAGGCTGTGCAGGAGGGACAGGGCGGCGTCTGCGGGTCTCTGCTCTGGGCCTGAGGGCCACTTTCCGGGCCACCTAGTGGACGTCAGCGGCACTGGGACCTTGTCCCAGAGCTACCAATATGAAGTGTGTCTGATGGGTGGCTCCGGGACAAATGAGTTCAAATTCCTGAAACCGATTATTCCCAACCTCCCACCCCAATGTCCTGCGAAAGAAGTAGAGgaaaattctaacttccacaataGCTCTGCATTTAATTATTGA
- the LOC128569041 gene encoding protocadherin beta-13 — protein MEASGKFICRQRQVVFSFLLLVFSLAGAAEPKRYSVLEETEGSSFVTNLAKDLGLGQRELSRRGIRVVSKGNKLHLQLDQETGDLLLNEKLDREELCRHTEPCVLRFQVLLESPLEFFQAELQVIDINDHFPVFLDKEMLLQVSESSSPGTTFPLKNAQDMDVGQNNIENYIISPNSYFRVLTQKRSDGRKYPELVLDKALDREEEPELRLTLTALDGGSPPRSGTAQVYIEVVDINDNAPEFEQPFYRVQIAEDSPVGFPVVTVSATDVDMGINGEISYLLFQASEEINKTFRINPLTGEIQLKKKLDFETIQSYEINVEARDAGSFSGKCTVLVQVTDVNDHAPEVTMSAFTSLISENLPESVVAIFSVSDLDSEENGKISCSIQENLPFFLKSSVENFYTLLTERPLDRETKDEYNITITITDLGTPRLKTQVNITVLVSDINDNAPTFTQTSYNLFVRENNSPALHIGTISATDRDSGTNAQVTYSLLPPQDQHLPLASLVSINADNGHLFALRALDFEALQAFEFRVGATDRGSPALSSEALVRVVVVDANDNSPFVLYPLQNGSAPCTELVPRAAEAGYLVTKVVAVDGDSGQNAWLSYQLLKATEPGLFSVWAHNGEVRTARLLSERNAAKHRLLVLVKDNGEPPLSASVTLHVLLVDGFSQPYLPLPEAAAEQAQADSLTVYLVIALASVSSLFLFSVLLFVAVRLCRRDRAASAGRRSVPEGHFPGHLVDVSGTGTLSQSYQYEVCLTGGSGTNEFKFLKPILPNFQGHSPGQEMQENSNFRNDFGLGIQLK, from the coding sequence ATGGAGGCCAGCGGGAAGTTCATTTGCAGACAAAGGCAAgtggttttttcctttctccttttggtCTTTTCTCTGGCGGGCGCGGCAGAACCGAAACGCTATTCTGTATTGGAGGAAACTGAAGGCAGTTCCTTTGTAACCAATTTAGCAAAGGACCTAGGTCTGGGGCAGAGGGAACTTTCTAGGCGAGGGATTAGAGTTGTTTCCAAAGGCAACAAATTACACTTGCAGCTTGATCAGGAGACAGGAGATTTGTTGCTAAATGAGAAACTGGACCGAGAGGAACTGTGCCGTCACACAGAGCCCTGTGTGCTACGTTTCCAGGTGTTGCTAGAGAGTCCCTTAGAATTTTTTCAAGCTGAGCTACAAGTAATAGACATAAATGACCACTTCCCAGTATTCCTGGACAAAGAAATGTTGCTACAAGTGTCAGAGAGCAGTTCTCCTGGGACTACATTTCCTCTGAAGAATGCTCAGGACATGGATGTAGGCCAAAATAATATTGAGAACTATATAATCAGTCCTAATTCCTATTTTCGGGTCCTTACCCAGAAACGCAGCGATGGCAGGAAATATCCTGAGCTGGTGCTGGACAAAGCTCTGGATCGGGAGGAGGAACCTGAGCTCAGGTTAACCCTCACAGCGCTGGATGGTGGCTCTCCACCACGGTCTGGCACTGCTCAGGTCTACATCGAAGTAGTAGATATTAACGATAATGCCCCTGAATTTGAGCAGCCTTTCTATAGGGTGCAGATTGCTGAAGACAGTCCAGTAGGATTCCCCGTCGTCACTGTCTCTGCTACCGATGTAGACATGGGAATCAATGGAGAAATTTCCTATTTGCTTTTCCAAGcttcagaggagattaacaaaACCTTTAGGATCAATCCCTTGACTGGAGAaattcagcttaaaaaaaaacttgactttGAAACAATTCAATCCTATGAAATCAACGTCGAGGCAAGAGATGCTGGAAGCTTTTCAGGAAAATGCACTGTTCTAGTTCAAGTCACCGATGTGAACGACCATGCCCCAGAAGTTACCATGTCTGCATTTACCAGTTTGATATCTGAGAATTTGCCTGAAAGTGTGGTTGCAATTTTCAGTGTTTCAGATCTTGATTCCgaagaaaatggcaaaataagTTGTTCTATTCAGGAGAATTTACCTTTCTTCCTGAAATCTTCTGTGGAAAACTTTTACACTCTACTGACAGAGAGGCCACTGGACAGAGAGACCAAAGATGAATATaatatcaccatcaccatcactgaCTTGGGGACACCCAGGCTGAAAACACAGGTCAACATAACAGTGTTGGTCTCTGACATCAATGACAACGCCCCCACTTTCACCCAAACTTCCTATAACTTGTTTGTCCGCGAAAACAACAGCCCCGCCCTGCACATAGGCACCATCAGCGCCACAGACAGAGACTCAGGCACCAACGCCCAGGTCACCTACTCCCTGCTGCCACCTCAGGACCAGCACCTGCCCCTCGCCTCCCTGGTCTCCATCAACGCCGACAACGGACATCTGTTCGCCCTGAGGGCGCTGGACTTCGAGGCCCTGCAGGCGTTCGAGTTCCGCGTGGGCGCCACAGACCGAGGCTCCCCCGCGCTGAGCAGCGAGGCGCTGGTGCGCGTGGTGGTGGTGGACGCCAACGACAACTCGCCCTTCGTGCTGTACCCGCTGCAGAACGGCTCTGCGCCCTGCACCGAGCTGGTGCCCAGGGCGGCCGAGGCGGGCTACCTGGTGACCAAGGTGGTGGCGGTGGACGGCGACTCTGGCCAGAACGCCTGGCTGTCGTACCAGCTGCTCAAGGCCACGGAGCCCGGGCTGTTCAGCGTGTGGGCGCACAATGGCGAGGTGCGCACCGCCAGGCTGCTGAGCGAGCGCAACGCGGCCAAGCACAGGCTGTTGGTACTGGTGAAGGACAATGGCGAGCCTCCGCTGTCTGCCAGCGTCACGCTGCACGTGCTGCTGGTGGACGGCTTCTCCCAGCCCTACCTGCCGCTCCCAGAGGCGGCGGcggagcaggcccaggccgactCGCTCACCGTCTACCTGGTCATCGCCTTGGCCTCGGTGTCCTCGCTCTTCCTGTTCTCGGTGCTGCTGTTCGTGGCGGTGAGGCTGTGCAGGAGGGACAGGGCGGCGTCTGCGGGTCGCCGCTCGGTGCCTGAGGGCCACTTTCCGGGCCATCTAGTGGATGTCAGCGGTACTGGGACCCTGTCCCAGAGCTACCAGTATGAGGTGTGTCTGACAGGAGGCTCCGGGACAAATGAGTTCAAGTTTCTGAAGCCTATTTTACCCAATTTCCAGGGTCATTCCCCTGGCCAAGAAATGCAAGAAAATTCCAACTTTAGGAATGACTTTGGTTTAGGTATTCAGTTAAAATAA
- the LOC128569042 gene encoding protocadherin beta-7 — protein sequence MESAMQKRQVLYFCVFLGMSWASAEQLRYFVAEESERGTFLANVANDLGLGMGELSARGSRIVSDQNIGFLLLNLLTGDLLLNEKLDREELCGPTEPCVLPFQLLLEKPFQIFRAELWIRDINDHSPVFLVTEIPLKILESTTPGTAFLLESAQDLDVGNNSLSNYTISPNAYFHINVHVSEEGNIYPELVLDQVLDREDIPELSLTLTAWDGGSPRRSGTALVRILVLDINDNAPEFVQSLYKVQMPENSPIGSTVVAVSARDLDTGSNGEIVYAFFYATERILKTFQINSTSGNLHLKAELNYEAIQTYTLTVQAKDGGGLSGKCTVVVEVTDINDNPPELLMSSFTSPIAENSPETVVAVFRIRDKDSGNNGKMVCFIQDHLPFLLKPSVENFYTLITEKPLDRERNSEYNITITVTDLGTPRLKTEHSITVLVSDVNDNAPTFTQTSYTLFIRENNSPALHIGTISATDRDSGTNAQVTYSLLPPQDPHLPLASLVSINADNGHLFALRALDFEALQAFEFRVGATDRGSPALSSEALVRVVVVDANDNSPFVLYPLQNGSAPCTELVPRAAEAGYLVTKVVAVDGDSGQNAWLSYQLLKATEPGLFSVWAHNGEVRTARLLSERDAAKHRLLVLVKDNGEPPLSASVTLHVLLVDGFSQPYLPLPEAAAEQAQADSLTVYLVIALASVSSLFLFSVLLFVAVRLCRRNRAASVGRCSMPEGRFAGHLVDVRGTGTLSQSYQYEACLTGGSGTSEFKFLKPIIPNLLPQSIRKEVEENPSFQNNVCF from the coding sequence ATGGAGAGTGCTATGCAGAAAAGGCaagttctctatttttgtgtatttctggGAATGTCTTGGGCTAGCGCGGAACAGCTCCGGTATTTCGTGGCTGAGGAAAGTGAGAGAGGCACTTTTCTCGCCAATGTAGCAAATGACCTAGGGTTGGGGATGGGGGAACTTTCAGCCCGGGGATCTAGAATTGTTTCAGACCAGAACATAGGATTTTTACTGCTTAATCTGCTTACTGGTGATTTACTTCTAAATGAGAAATTGGACCGAGAGGAACTGTGTGGCCCCACAGAGCCCTGTGTGCTGCCTTTCCAGTTGTTACTGGAAAAGCCTTTTCAGATTTTCCGTGCTGAACTATGGATCAGAGACATCAATGATCACTCGCCAGTGTTTCTAGTTACAGAGATTCCCTTGAAAATATTAGAAAGTACCACTCCAGGGACAGCATTTCTCCTAGAAAGTGCACAGGATTTGGATGTTGGAAACAACAGCCTGAGTAACTACACCATTAGCCCTAATGCCTATTTCCATATTAATGTCCATGTTAGCGAGGAGGGGAATATCTATCCGGAATTGGTATTGGATCAAGTGCTGGATCGTGAGGACATACCTGAGCTAAGTTTAACCCTCACGGCCTGGGATGGCGGCTCTCCGCGCAGATCCGGGACAGCCCTGGTGCGCATCCTGGTCCTAGACATAAATGACAATGCCCCTGAATTTGTGCAGTCTCTGTACAAGGTGCAGATGCCTGAGAACAGCCCTATTGGCTCCACGGTTGTCGCTGTGTCCGCTAGAGATTTAGATACCGGAAGTAATGGAGAAATAGTCTACGCATTTTTCTATGCCACTGAAAGAATTCTCAAAACTTTTCAAATCAACTCAACATCTGGCAATCTTCATCTTAAAGCTGAATTGAACTATGAGGCAATTCAAACGTATACCTTAACTGTGCAAGCTAAAGATGGCGGAGGGCTTTCTGGAAAATGTACTGTGGTGGTTGAGGTAACAGATATAAATGATAATCCACCGGAGCTGCTCATGTCATCATTTACTAGTCCAATTGCAGAAAACTCACCTGAGACAGTTGTTGCTGTTTTTAGGATTAGAGACAAAGATTCAGGAAACAATGGAAAGATGGTGTGCTTCATCCAGGACCATCTCCCCTTCCTCTTGAAACCATCTGTAGAgaatttctatacactaataacagaGAAACCTTTGGATCGAGAGAGAAACTCAGAGTACAACATCACCATCACTGTTACCGACTTGGGAACACCCAGGCTAAAAACTGAACACAGCATAACGGTCCTAGTCTCTGACGTCAATGACAACGCCCCCACTTTCACCCAAACCTCCTACACTCTGTTCATCCGCGAAAACAACAGCCCCGCCCTGCACATAGGCACGATCAGCGCCACAGACAGAGACTCAGGCACCAACGCCCAGGTCACCTACTCCCTGTTGCCACCTCAGGACCCTCACTTGCCTCTCGCCTCCCTGGTCTCCATCAACGCCGACAACGGACACCTGTTCGCCCTGAGGGCGCTGGACTTTGAGGCCCTGCAGGCGTTCGAGTTCCGCGTGGGCGCCACAGACCGAGGCTCCCCCGCGCTGAGCAGCGAGGCGCTGGTGCGCGTGGTGGTGGTGGACGCCAACGACAACTCGCCCTTCGTGCTGTACCCGCTGCAGAACGGCTCTGCGCCCTGCACCGAGCTGGTGCCCAGGGCGGCCGAGGCCGGCTACTTGGTGACCAAGGTGGTGGCGGTGGACGGCGACTCGGGCCAGAACGCCTGGCTGTCGTACCAGCTGCTCAAGGCCACGGAGCCCGGGCTGTTCAGCGTGTGGGCGCACAATGGCGAGGTGCGCACCGCCAGGCTGCTGAGCGAGCGCGACGCGGCCAAGCACAGGCTGCTGGTGCTGGTGAAGGACAATGGCGAGCCTCCGCTGTCTGCCAGCGTCACGCTGCACGTGCTGCTGGTGGACGGCTTCTCCCAGCCCTACCTGCCGCTCCCGGAGGCGGCGGcggagcaggcccaggccgactCGCTCACCGTCTACCTGGTCATCGCCTTGGCCTCGGTGTCCTCGCTCTTCCTGTTCTCGGTGCTGCTGTTCGTGGCGGTGAGGCTGTGCAGGAGGAACAGAGCGGCCTCCGTAGGTCGCTGCTCGATGCCTGAGGGCCGTTTTGCAGGCCACCTAGTGGATGTCAGAGGCACTGGGACTCTGTCCCAGAGCTACCAGTATGAGGCGTGTTTGACGGGAGGCTCAGGGACCAGTGAGTTCAAGTTTCTGAAGCCAATTATCCCCAATCTCTTACCCCAGAGCATAAGGAAAGAAGTGGAAGAAAACCCTTCATTTCAGAATAATGTGtgcttctga
- the LOC128568795 gene encoding protocadherin beta-9-like: MEVRGFYFPRQRQVVFLFLFWGVSLADSGLRRYWVTEETERGSFIVNLAKDLGLAEGELAARGTRVVSDNKQCLLLDSYTGDLLTNEKLDREKLCGLTDPCMLYFQILMDNPFQIYQAELRVRDINDHSPVFRNKEMVLKILENTPKGTTFRLERGQDSDVGLNGIQNYTINSNSVFHVKISDSDEGMIYPELVLDKALDWEEQKELTLTLTALDGGYPPRSGTSTIRIVVLDINDNAPQFAQALYEAHTPENSPVGSLIVKVSAEDVDSGVNAEVSYSFFDAAEDIPTTFQINSFSGEIILRELLDYELVKSYKINIQATDGGGLSARCTVWVQVLDTNDNPPELIMSSLSNHIAENSPEMVLAVFRIIDRDSGENGKMVCYIQDYLPFLLKHSVDNFYILMTNGALDRESQAEYNITITVTDLGTPRLQTQQNITVLVSDVNDNAPTFTQTSYNLFVHENNSPALHIGTIRATDRDSGTNAQVTYSLLPPQDPHLPLASLVSINADNGHLFALRALDFEALQAFEFRVGATDRGSPALSSEALVRVEVVDANDNSPFVLYPLQNGSAPCTELVPRAAEAGYLVTKVVAVDGDSGQNAWLSYQLLKATEPGLFSVWAHNGEVRTARLLSERDAAKHRLLVLVKDNGEPPLSASVTLHVLLVDGFSQPYLPLPEAAAEQAQADSLTVYLVIALASVSSLFLFSVLLFVAVRLCRRDGAASRLNLMVLTTCLL, translated from the coding sequence ATGGAGGTCAGAGGGTTCTACTTCCCAAGACAAAGGCAAGTtgtatttctctttctattttgggGAGTGTCCTTGGCAGATTCTGGGCTTAGACGTTATTGGGTAacagaggaaacagaaagaggatcATTTATAGTCAATCTGGCAAAAGATCTGGGACTAGCAGAGGGAGAGCTGGCTGCAAGGGGAACCAGGGTGGTTTCAGATAACAAACAATGCTTGCTTCTGGATTCTTATACTGGGGATTTGCTCACAAATGAGAAACTGGACCGAGAGAAACTGTGTGGCCTCACAGACCCCTGTATGCTGTATTTCCAAATTTTAATGGATAACCCTTTTCAGATTTATCAGGCTGAACTGAGAGTCAGGGATATAAACGATCACTCACCAGTGTTTCGCAACAAAGAGATGGtcttaaaaatactagaaaacacaCCAAAAGGGACAACATTTCGACTAGAAAGAGGACAGGATTCAGATGTAGGACTTAATGGAATCCAAAACTACACCATCAACTCCAACTCTGTTTTCCATGTTAAAATTAGTGACAGTGATGAAGGTATGATATATCCGGAGTTAGTGTTAGATAAAGCACTGGATTGGGAGGAGCAGAAGGAGCTCACTTTAACCCTCACAGCTCTGGATGGTGGATATCCACCAAGATCTGGGACTTCCACTATACGAATAGTGGTCCTGGACATCAATGACAATGCTCCACAGTTTGCTCAGGCACTGTATGAGGCTCATACTCCAGAAAACAGCCCAGTAGGGTCCCTTATTGTTAAAGTCTCTGCAGAAGATGTTGACTCTGGGGTCAATGCTGAAGTGTCCTATTCATTTTTTGATGCTGCTGAAGATATTCCAACAACTTTtcaaattaattctttttctggagAAATCATTCTCAGAGAGTTACTTGATTATGAATTAGTAAAgtcttacaaaataaatatacaggCTACCGATGGTGGGGGTCTTTCTGCAAGATGTACAGTTTGGGTCCAGGTATTAGACACCAATGACAATCCTCCTGAACTGATTATGTCATCACTTTCCAACCACATTGCTGAGAACTCTCCTGAGATGGTACTGGCAGTTTTCAGGATTATAGACAGAGATtctggagaaaatggaaagatggtTTGTTACATTCAAGATTATCTGCCATTCCTGCTGAAGCACTCAGTGGACAATTTTTACATACTAATGACGAATGGAGCCCTGGACAGAGAAAGCCAAGCTGAGTACAACATCACTATCACTGTCACTGACCTGGGGACACCCAGGCTGCAAACCCAGCAAAACATAACAGTGCTGGTCTCTGACGTCAATGACAACGCCCCCACTTTCACCCAAACCTCCTACAACCTGTTCGTCCACGAAAACAACAGCCCCGCCCTGCACATAGGCACCATCAGGGCCACAGACAGGGACTCAGGCACCAACGCCCAGGTCACCTACTCCCTGCTGCCACCTCAGGACCCTCACCTGCCCCTCGCCTCCCTGGTCTCCATCAACGCCGACAACGGACACCTGTTCGCCCTGAGGGCGCTGGACTTTGAGGCCCTGCAGGCGTTCGAGTTCCGCGTGGGTGCCACAGACCGAGGCTCCCCCGCGCTGAGCAGCGAGGCGCTGGTGCGCGTGGAGGTGGTGGACGCCAACGACAACTCGCCCTTCGTGCTGTACCCGCTGCAGAACGGCTCTGCGCCCTGCACCGAGCTGGTGCCCAGGGCGGCCGAGGCCGGCTACTTGGTGACCAAGGTGGTGGCGGTGGACGGCGACTCGGGCCAGAACGCCTGGCTGTCGTACCAGCTGCTCAAGGCCACGGAGCCCGGGCTGTTCAGCGTGTGGGCGCACAATGGCGAGGTGCGCACCGCCAGGCTGCTGAGCGAGCGCGACGCGGCCAAGCACAGGCTGCTGGTGCTGGTGAAGGACAATGGCGAGCCTCCGCTGTCCGCCAGCGTCACGCTGCACGTGCTGCTGGTGGACGGCTTCTCCCAGCCCTACCTGCCGCTCCC